In Colletotrichum destructivum chromosome 8, complete sequence, the following proteins share a genomic window:
- a CDS encoding Putative HAD superfamily protein, with protein MKTSMNPVVASLGLAIARAVTDAAPSTYASNHTAGPELKHWPAEAAKALNTMIAANANQSNYAVFDMDNTSYRFDLEESLLPYLESKNVLTRDTMDPTLKLIPFKDTANHTESLYSYYLRLCEVDDMLCYPWAAQIFSGFPLSELKGYVDELMALNHTVKTTYYEDDVVTPYEVNPPKIFTGQVELYNKLMANGIEVYVITAASEELVRMVASDPKYGYNVKPENVIGVTIVLKNLTSGELTTTRKQVEEGHYDQEANLGLVMTPYLWTPATWMQGKWAAILTYIDEWKKPVLAGGDTPDSDGPMIFHGVDVAKGGIHLWINRKESSMEQMNKMIKDNAAAQKKEGLPVTADKNWVIVTPQEIQ; from the coding sequence ATGAAGACCTCCATGaaccccgtcgtcgcctcgcTCGGGCTGGCcatcgcccgcgccgtcACGGACGCCGCCCCGTCGACGTACGCCTCCAACCACACCGCCGGCCCCGAGCTGAAGCActggccggccgaggcggccaaggcgctcAACACCATGATCGCGGCCAACGCCAACCAGAGCAACtacgccgtcttcgacatGGACAACACCAGCTACcgcttcgacctcgaggagtcGCTGCTGCCGTACCTCGAGAGCAAGAACGTCCTCACCCGCGACACCATGGACCCGACCCTCAAGCTCATCCCCTTCAAGGACACGGCCAACCACACCGAGTCGCTGTACAGCTACTACCTGCGCCTGtgcgaggtcgacgacatgCTCTGCTACCCGTGGGCCGCCCAGATCTTCAGCGGCTTCCCGCTGAGCGAGCTCAAGGGctacgtcgacgagctcatgGCCCTCAACCACACCGTCAAGACCACCTACTACGAGGATGACGTCGTCACCCCCTACGAGGTCAACCCTCCCAAGATCTTCACCGGCCAGGTCGAGCTTTACAACAAGCTCATGGCCAACGGCATCGAGGTCTAcgtcatcaccgccgcctccgaggagctcgtccgCATGGTCGCCTCCGACCCCAAGTACGGCTACAACGTCAAGCCCGAGAACGTCATCGGCGTCACCATCGTCCTGAAGAACCTGACCTCGGGCGAGCTCACCACGACGCGcaagcaggtcgaggagggccacTACGACCAGGAGGCcaacctcggcctcgtcatgACCCCTTACCTGTGGACGCCCGCCACCTGGATGCAGGGCAAGTGGGCCGCCATCCTTACCTACATCGACGAGTGGAAGAAGCCCgtcctggccggcggcgacaccCCCGACAGCGACGGCCCCATGATCttccacggcgtcgacgtcgccaagggCGGCATCCACCTCTGGATCAACCGCAAGGAGAGCTCCATGGAGCAGATGAACAAGATGATCAAggacaacgccgccgcccagaagaaggagggccTGCCCGTCACGGCCGACAAGAACTGGGTCATCGTCACGCCTCAGGAGATTCAGTGA
- a CDS encoding Putative S-adenosyl-L-methionine-dependent methyltransferase superfamily, translating into MFQAEGPIVQDGDGLDEAMELIVDDARECHEPRCFGTFSTQGLTKLQQNFRDDVSDMGDSLAPSTKSLTRSIFEHRVENGRTYHKYKDGKYLLPNDDDELDRLDLQHHLFKLTFNGRLGNAPPIDKDAIVRRVLDLGTGSGVWAIEYGDEHPGAEVIGVDLAPTQPNLTPPNVRFVIDDVEESWTYSKPFDYIHSRMMNSNIGDWNAYIKQCFEYVNET; encoded by the exons ATGTTCCAAGCCGAGGGTCCCATCGTCCAAGACGGCGATGGGCTTGATGAGGCGATGGAGCTCATCGTCGATGATGCAAGGGAGTGTCATGAGCCGCGATGCTTTGGCACATTCTCAACACAAGGGCTCACAAAACTGCAACAGAACTTTCGCGATGATGTATCGGATATGGGGGAT AGTTTAGCACCCTCCACCAAAAGCCTCACGAGATCAATATTCGAACATCGGGTGGAGAATGGAAGAACATATCACAAGTATAAGGACGGAA AGTACCTGCTGccgaacgacgacgacgaacttGATCGACTGG ACCTGCAACACCACCTCTTCAAGCTTACGTTTAATGGCCGGTTGGGCAACGCCCCGCCCATCGACAAAGATGCTATAGTAAGAAGGGTCTTGGACCTGGGGACGGGCTCGGGCGTATGGGCCATCGAATACGGCGACGAGCATCCCGGCGCTGAG GTTATCGGGGTCGATCTTGCGCCCACACAGCCGAATCT CACGCCCCCGAATGTGAGATTCGTGattgacgacgtcgaggagtCGTGGACCTACTCCAAGCCATTCGACTACATCCACAGCCGAATGATGAACTCCAATATCGGCGACTGGAACGCCTATATCAAGCAGTGCTTCGAGTATGTCAATGAAACTTGA
- a CDS encoding Putative S-adenosyl-L-methionine-dependent methyltransferase superfamily, whose translation MFGRPFEPMSGLKAVLVDAGFVNVVMRQHKWPTNAWPRDEKLKEIGAWSNDNVCSGWEAVCLANLTRAHGWTRDEVMDLVEQCRKEFSDTSIHTYLSM comes from the coding sequence ATGTTTGGGCGGCCGTTCGAGCCCATGAGCGGCCTCAAGGCCGTCTTGGTCGACGCCGGCTTCGTCAACGTGGTCATGCGCCAGCACAAGTGGCCGACGAACGCGTGGCCGAGGGACGAGAAGTTGAAAGAGATCGGGGCGTGGTCGAACGACAATGTCTGCAGCGGTTGGGAGGCGGTCTGCCTCGCGAACTTGACGAGGGCCCACGGCTGGACCCGGGACGAGGTCATGGATCTTGTAGAGCAATGTCGCAAGGAGTTCTCGGATACAAGCATCCATACATACTTGTCCATGTAG
- a CDS encoding Putative cytochrome P450 gives MVVAAGMVGFVACLNLLVSGFGSPLKHVPGPWHTRFSRLRLKAARLTGRRLHYVHSLHEKYGSIVRVAPNEISCVDLQSVARVYKIGGGFEKAQWVGDYTKRLPALSLSMIVDSDEAKERRKLIQGSFTLSSLRNNWEAEIRQKIELAVAKIRSEAMADSSNTHKWWTFMAADIISKMSFGESLGLMDLGKSTMYMRAIENALPADVFQCELPFLDHLSKLIPKSLLQTFTRRLEQVRAGGRDGVETLRRQQDKTRSLFKEMVAECEKDGRPWLTDDAVTMEGAGMMVAGTDTTAAVLTYLIWSVLQQEGLQKRLEEEVAQLGDDFDDRRLETCSILGAVIEETLRMYPAVPSSLPRIVPDEGITLGAYFIPGKTVVYSPAYTLQRNSDIFAEPHKFDADRYLPPVKVSLEQRQSFIPLGAGARVCIGQHLAMMELRLATAVFFKRCRGARLSDGMPQDSMDMVDYVLLSPKRKRCDVVLI, from the exons ATGGTCGTTGCTGCTGGGATGGTCGGGTTCGTTGCCTGTCTGAAT CTTTTGGTCAGTGGCTTCGGGTCGCCCTTGAAGCATGTGCCTGGCCCTTGGCACACCCGGTTCTCCCGCCTAAGACTCAAGGCCGCCCGTCTGACTGGAAGACGCCTGCACTACGTCCACAGTCTCCATGAGAAGTATGGCAGTATCGTCAGAGTAGCTCCAAATGAGATATCCTGCGTCGATCTCCAGTCTGTCGCCCGAGTCTACAAGATTGGCGGCGGATTCGAAAAGGCGCAATGGGTGGGCGATTATACGAAGCGGCTTCCGGCACTGTCACTATCCATGATTGTGGACAGCGACGAGGCTAAAGAGCGACGAAAACTCATTCAGGGCTCGTTTaccctctcttccctccGCAACAACTGGGAGGCAGAGATACGGCAGAAGATTGAGCTTGCCGTTGCGAAAATCAGGAGTGAGGCGATGGCGGACTCTTCCAACACTCACAAGTGGTGGACTTTTATGGCGGCCGATATCATAAGCAAGATGTCCTTTGGCGAGTCACTAGGACTGATGGATCTGGGAAAG AGCACCATGTACATGCGGGCCATCGAAAACGCCCTGCCCGCAGACGTTTTCCAGTGTGAACTCCCGTTCCTCGACCACCTGTCGAAACTCATACCGAAATCGCTCCTCCAGACATTcacccgccgcctcgagcagGTGAGAGCCGGCGGGAGAGACGGCGTAGAGACGCTGAGGCGGCAGCAGGACAAGACCCGCAGCCTGTTCAAGGAGATGGTCGCCGAGTGCGAGAAGGACGGGCGGCCGTGGCTAACGGACGACGCCGTGACGATGGAGGGCGCGGGCATGATGGTCGCGGGAACCgacacgacggcggccgttCTGACGTACCTGATCTGGTCCGTACTGCAGCAAGAGGGGCTACAAAAGCGTCTCGAGGAAGAGGTCGCTCAGCTTGgcgacgactttgacgacagGAGGCTCGAGACGTGTAGCATCCTCGGGGCCGTCATTGAAGAGACCCTGAGGATGTACCCAGCGGTCCCCTCATCTCTGCCTCGAATCGTCCCGGACGAGGGCATAACGCTGGGTGCTTACTTCATCCCGGGCAAGACAGTCGTGTACAGTCCGGCTTACACACTTCAACGCAACTCGGACATCTTTGCAGAACCGCACAA GTTTGACGCAGACCGCTACCTTCCTCCGGTCAAGGTTTCGCTGGAGCAAAGACAGTCGTTCATCCCTCTCGGAGCCGGGGCGAGGGTCTGCATCGGACAGCATCTGGCCATGATGGAGCTGCGACTTGCCACGGCCGTGTTTTTCAAGCGCTGCCGCGGTGCGAGGCTGAGTgacggcatgccgcaggacAGCATGGACATGGTGGACTACGTGCTCCTCTCGCccaagaggaagaggtgCGATGTAGTTCTGATCTGA
- a CDS encoding Putative short-chain dehydrogenase/reductase SDR, NAD(P)-binding domain superfamily, producing MAPSTDSLGFECAVITGGAGGIGKVMAQHFISKGKKVLLAGRTESKLQATAKEIGAAGYYVLDTGEVESIPGFVKRITTDHPELDCLVNNAGVQRPLEVLKDDDFLSKADQEINTNIRGPMHLALGLLPHLRAKESALIVNVSSVLGFVPFSIINPVYNGTKAWLHFWSMNLRTQLRNGGCSHVRVVEIAPPTVATDLHRERSDPDDNKKESNPDALSVDEFMEEVGKKLEDGEETIGPGMAGEVVDRWYGAFGEQYAKAAGGK from the coding sequence ATGGCACCCTCAACAGATAGCCTGGGCTTCGAGTgcgccgtcatcaccggcggcgccggaggcATCGGCAAAGTGATGGCCCAGCACTTCATctccaagggcaagaaggtcTTGCTCGCCGGACGGACCGAGTCGAAGCTCCAAGCGACGGCCAAGGAGATCGGGGCCGCCGGGTATTACGTCCTCGACACGGGCGAAGTCGAATCGATCCCGGGCTTCGTCAAGCGCATCACGACGGACCACCCGGAACTGGACTGCCTCGTCAACAACGCGGGCGTGCAGCGGCCGCTCGAGGTcctcaaggacgacgacttcCTGTCCAAGGCGGATCAGGAGATCAACACTAACATCCGCGGCCCGATGCACCTGgccctgggcctgctgccgcACCTGCGGGCCAAAGAGTCGGCCCTCATCGTCAACGTGTCCAGCGTGCTCGGCTTCGTCCCGttctccatcatcaacccgGTCTACAACGGCACCAAGGCCTGGCTGCACTTCTGGAGCATGAACCTCCGCACGCAGCTGAGGAACGGCGGATGCTCGCACGTGCGGGTCGTCGAGAtcgcgccgccgacggtcgCCACGGACCTGCACCGGGAGCGGTCCGACCCCGACGACAACAAGAAGGAGAGCAACCCGGACGCGCTGAGCGTCGATGAGTTCATGGAGGAGGTTGGGAAGAAGCTGGAAGACGGAGAGGAGACCATCGGGCCTGGCATGGCGGGCGAAGTCGTCGACCGCTGGTACGGTGCTTTTGGAGAGCAGTATgccaaggcggccggcggcaagtAG
- a CDS encoding Putative glycoside hydrolase, family 27, glycosyl hydrolase, all-beta, aldolase-type TIM barrel, translating into MASSSVAFALLTALAGRASARTHKTPTPQMGWNSYNYYNCYPNETIIKQNAHALVDTGLAEAGYTTVTTDCGWPAKDRAADGQLVWNPELFPSGGGKELGDYIHNLGLKYGVYSGGGYFQCGSTDQPASLNHELTDAKSFADWGADSLKYDNCYAVKPDVMVDFVHPDAVSPDRFETMADALNTTDRDILYQVCQWGTGTDLGIWAPKIGGNSWRISNDIYNGWRSIWRIANQVVPFYKHTGPGAFPDMDMLLIGLNALSIEEEKFHMGMWAINKSPLTLGAPAIPGLVPDTAHAILTNREVIALNQDPLARQTELVRRYTEEEWDVWAGELSGSRLVVGLANWRNDSQSVSVDLAAVLGVASAAAARDVWAAADLGPVSGTYETTLAGHELKLLVLSDIVAEPKPVHASAGYYTAATDAALSGSAVKVACADGQCLPSKAKVGNIGSGAAVKFERVAVTSEGAKLLGVDFINYDVALDSAWGFGSNTRNLTISVNGGAAKRWAFPISGGNWFETGRLLVEVDGFRGNASNTVEFKSFGSDWAPDLVGFEVFERR; encoded by the exons atggcctcctcctccgtcgccttCGCTCTCCTGacggccctcgccggccgggcctcggccaggacgcacaagacgccgacgccccAGATGGGGTGGAACAGCTACAACTACTACAACTGCTACCCGAACGAGACCATCATCAAGCAGAACGCGCACGCGCTGGTCGACACGgggctcgccgaggccgggtACACCACGGTCACGACGGACTGCGGGTggccggccaaggaccgcgccgccgacggccagctCGTGTGGAACCCGGAGCTGTTCCCGTCCGGGGGCGGCAAAGAGCTCGGCGACTACATCCACAACCTCGGCCTCAAGTACGGCGTCTactccggcggcggctactTCCAGTGCGGCTCGACGGACCAGCCCGCCTCCCTGA ACCATGAGCTCACCGACGCCAAGTCCTTCGCCGACTGGGGCGCAGACTCGCTCAA ATACGACAACTGCTATGCCGTGAAGCCCGATGTCATGGTGGACTTTGTCCATCCAGATGCCGTCTCCCCGGACCGCTTCGAGACAATGGCCGATGCGCTGAACACGACGGACCGCGACATTCTCTACCAAGTCTGCCAATGGGGCACAGGAACCGACCTGGGTATCTG GGCACCAAAGATTGGAGGCAACAGCTGGAGAATCAGCAACGACATCTACAATGGTTGGCGCAGCATTTGGCGCATCGCCAACCAGGTCGTGCCCTTCTACAAGCACACCGGCCCGGGCGCGTTTCCCGACATGGACATGTTGCT CATCGGCCTCAACGCCCTATCGATCGAGGAGGAAAAGTTCCACATGGGCATGTGGGCCATCAACAAGTCCCCGCTGACCCTCGGCGCCCCGGCCATCCCCGGTCTCGTCCCGGACACGGCCCACGCCATCCTCACCAACCGCGAGGTCATCGCCCTCAACCAGGACCCCCTCGCCCGGCAGACGGAGCTCGTCCGCCGCTAcaccgaggaggagtggGACGTCTGGGCCGGCGAGCTCTCCGGGTcccgcctcgtcgtcggcctcgccaacTGGCGCAACGACTCGCAGAGCGTcagcgtcgacctcgccgccgtcctgggcgtcgcctccgccgccgccgcccgcgacgtGTGGGCCGCGGCCGACCTCGGCCCCGTCTCGGGCACGTACGAGACCACCCTCGCGGGCCACGAGCTGAAGCTGCTCGTGCTCTCggacatcgtcgccgagccgAAGCCCGTCCACGCGTCGGCCGGGTACTACAcggccgccaccgacgccgcgctGTCCGGCTCAGCAGTCAAGGTCGCTTGCGCCGACGGCCAGTGCCTCCCGAGCAAGGCCAAAGTGGGCAACATCGGATCCGGAGCCGCGGTCAAGTTCGAGCGTGTCGCCGTTACATCGGAGGGCGCGAAGCTGCTGGGGGTCGACTTCATCAACTACGACGTCGCCCTGGACTCGGCGTGGGGGTTCGGCTCCAACACGCGCAACCTGACCATCtccgtcaacggcggcgccgccaagcGCTGGGCGTTCCCCATCTCGGGCGGCAACTGGTTCGAGACGGGACgcctgctcgtcgaggtcgacggctTCAGGGGCAACGCGTCCAACACGGTGGAGTTCAAGTCGTTCGGGAGCGACTGGGCGCCGGACCTGGTTGGCTTCGAGGTCTTTGAGCGAAGGTAG
- a CDS encoding Putative antibiotic biosynthesis monooxygenase domain-containing protein: MEPAQLATAVTERVTIPVLGGIENWKEQLKFMLQTLSRQPGYLRTRWGPWSEDQQKLEVMTGWINAEAHDKWKKSVDYTEAMARFAPVLDGEPSSCLLQFRPYAPQAVINSAIVETLSFDNYGEPDDRMREVVERAARMPGCNGVASGSSLRRPSSGSGNGGGGGGGGGGEDAGVDGTGTGNGTDKRTFVAAIGWTGLEASRRADKTAYTGGMKPESHHVDFNFPVKGFGGL, from the exons ATGGAGCCAGCGCAgctcgccaccgccgtcaccgAGCGGGTGACGATCCCcgtgctcggcggcatcgagaacTGGAAAGAGCAGCTCAAGTTCATGCTGCAGACCCTCAGCAGGCAGCCTGGATATCTCCGGACGCGCTGGGGCCCGTGGAGCGAAGACCAACAGAAGCTGGAGGTCATGACCG GCTGGATCAATGCGGAAGCGCACGACAAGTGGAAGAAGTCGGTAGACTACACCGAGGCCATGGCCCGCTTCGCGCCCGTGCTGGATGGGGAACCCTCGAGCTGCCTGTTGCAGTTCAGGCCCTACGCACCGCAGGCCGTCATCAActccgccatcgtcgagacgCTGAGCTTCGACAACTACGGCGAGCCAGACGACAGGATGCGGGAGGTGGTcgagagggcggcgcggaTGCCGGGCTGCAACGGCGTGGCGAGCGGGTCCTCGCTGCGCCGGCCAAGCTCCGGGAgtggcaacggcggcggcggcggcggcggcggcggtggagagGATGCCGGCGTAGATGGTACTGGCACCGGCAACGGCACCGACAAGAGGACGTTCGTCGCGGCCATCGGGTGGACGGGCCTCGAGGCCAGCCGGCGGGCGGACAAGACGGCGTACACGGGCGGCATGAAGCCCGAGAGCCACCACGTCGACTTTAATTTTCCTGTCAAAGGGTTTGGAGGATTATAG
- a CDS encoding Putative FAD-binding, type PCMH, subdomain 2: MYDVSGQDLLRRSPCVSSEGISTAAETPPTTPLDHGISSPAEFSHRRPISRRGADKVEYLLEDIVDWVVGIVMSDMAETTQRAGGFSRHAANKISPPNEIVLSNNPRDGSYPGTRSPAAQLHAGAVRKLHPSRPGDLWRRERPRRAQRRAPGRRFVPQPSPSRTITSRSTRRRGSSPRPSSRSGPSWPCATSSSCPCDPSRLAATSATAAAPPPRLRAARGCGGFASATCTSTLRGTTCASTSGSPCPWAKAPSSATPYGDYYSMCCGMEVVLPNGKLVRTGMGGVPMPTICHGSWRLYEGLRSQGLRRSDSNANTYLYLSIVVLIFDSLSHFERTQPDNTPLCYQE; this comes from the exons ATGTATGACGTTTCAGGACAAGATCTCCTTCGCAGATCGCCGTGTGTTTCGTCCGAAGGCATATCTACTGCTGCCGAAACTCCT CCTACAACTCCTCTCGATCATGGTATCTCCAGCCCAGCTGAGTTCAGCCACCGCCGTCCCATCTCCCGCCGTGGCGCAGACAAAGTTGAGTATTTACTAGAAGATATTGTCGACTGGGTAGTCGGTATTGTTATGTCAGACATGGCTGAGACCACCCAGAGAGCCGGAGGTTTCTCACGCCACGCTGCGAATAAAATCTCTCCTCCAAACGAGATTGT GCTCTCCAACAACCCTCGCGATGGCTCCTATCCCGGAACTCGTAGTCCTGCCGCCCAACTTCACGCCGGAGCTGTTCGAAAGCTTCATCCGTCGCGCCCAGGAGATCTATGGCGCCGAGAACGTCCGCGTCGTGCCCAAAGACGGGCCCCTGGAAGGCGCTTCGTACCTCAACCCAGCCCAAGTCGCACGATCACCTCCCGCTCTACGAGAAGACGCGGTTCGtcacctcggccgtcgtcacgATCCGGGCCCTCGTGGCCCTGTGCAACGAGCTCGTCATGCCCCTGTGACCCATCTCGCTTGGCTGCAACTTcggctacggcggcggcgccgcccccgcgCCTACGCGCTGCTCGAGGCTGCGGTGGTTTTGCTTCCGCGACCTGCACGAGTACCTTGAGAGGCACAACCTGCGCGAGCACCTCTGGCTCTCCGTGCCCGTGGGCCAAGGCTCCGTCCTCGGCAACGCCGTACGGCGACTACTATAGCATGTGCTGCGGTATGGAGGTCGTGCTGCCCAACGGCAAGCTCGTGCGCACTGGCATGGGCGGCGTTCCCATGCCTACAATCTGCCACGGGAGTTGGCGGCTTTACGAGGGTCTTCGCAGTCAAGGCTTGCGGAGGTCAGATTCGAATGCAAATACCTACCTATACCTATCCATAGTGGTTCTCATCTTCGACTCCCTCTCACACTTTGAGCGGACCCAGCCTGATAACACACCTTTATGCTACCAAGAGTAG
- a CDS encoding Putative metallopeptidase, catalytic domain superfamily, producing MIFLSVFQHLILFLVVWQAQAQVTSRGFKFTGKKKGRSGGCSAEDVAVVLKELETAKEAAEVAARHLTSYPYYYAFQSPNHAYFQGKNLTQAARTMYRRIARIADGFHLDDKFRIECRSELCAMSDDDTIAATMESAMRVILPPSLWLKRPNDAVIAFCEPFFKTKGLGSGTDIVSTELRLQQFKEELDKVKQNPTVGFDSVNMRNVGNMRSQIVLHELAHTAYASKPIAEALNPTAWVKNL from the coding sequence ATGATCTTTCTCTCGGTATTTCAACATCTAATCCTCTTCTTGGTCGTGTGGCAAGCCCAGGCCCAGGTTACGTCCCGCGGATTCAAATTCACTGGCAAAAAGAAAGGCCGAAGTGGCGGTTGCAGCGCAGAGGATGTCGCCGTTGTCCTAAAAGAATTAGAGActgccaaggaggccgccgaagtcgccgcccgccaccTGACCAGCTATCCTTATTACTATGCTTTTCAATCCCCCAACCATGCGTACTTCCAGGGCAAGAACTTGACGCAAGCGGCCAGGACGATGTACCGTCGCATCGCCCGTATTGCAGACGGGTTTCACTTGGACGACAAGTTCCGCATCGAATGCCGCAGCGAGCTCTGCGCCATGTCAGACGACgacaccatcgccgccacgATGGAGAGCGCCATGCGCGTCATCTTGCCCCCGAGCCTGTGGTTGAAGAGACCCAACGATGCCGTCATAGCCTTTTGCGAGCCGTTCTTCAAGACAAAGGGCCTGGGCAGCGGGACAGATATTGTCTCCACCGAGCTGCGCTTGCAACAATTCAAAGAGGAGCTTGACAAGGTCAAGCAGAATCCGACAGTGGGATTTGACTCGGTGAATATGCGCAATGTCGGTAATATGAGGAGCCAGATTGTGTTGCACGAGCTGGCGCACACTGCCTATGCATCCAAGCCGATAGCGGAGGCACTGAACCCTACAGCCTGGGTAAAAAACCTGTAA